A window of the Candidatus Binatia bacterium genome harbors these coding sequences:
- a CDS encoding class I SAM-dependent methyltransferase has protein sequence MMNYVSEIKTKVGESLRDRGVIGTVIACIRSSLRPILDDQRVINFRERRFDRSFGVDTAGVIPHEDLKIDGPSAAHAIHYQAVQPVLLQHAVAGLPINYPDYTFLDFGCGKGKALLLASSFPFKKIVGVELSAELTEIAASNWEKYKSKKQRCNTLELVCMDAARFPIPETPLVCFFYNPFRAEIMARVLKNIEESVRQNPRDLIILYLYPEAEHLFEKKSFLVNMRRRAWCSIYRNNTPERIAAGASVGLLGRESNELQRGR, from the coding sequence ATGATGAACTATGTCTCTGAAATTAAAACCAAGGTAGGAGAGTCCCTGCGTGATCGCGGCGTCATCGGAACCGTCATAGCCTGTATCCGAAGCTCCCTCCGGCCGATTCTCGACGATCAGCGCGTCATCAATTTCAGGGAGCGCAGATTTGATCGCAGCTTCGGGGTGGATACCGCCGGCGTCATTCCTCACGAAGATTTGAAAATCGACGGTCCATCGGCGGCGCACGCGATTCACTATCAAGCGGTGCAGCCCGTTTTGCTGCAGCATGCCGTCGCCGGCTTGCCGATAAACTATCCGGATTACACCTTCTTGGATTTTGGCTGCGGCAAAGGAAAAGCCCTTCTGTTGGCTTCTTCTTTTCCTTTCAAAAAAATCGTCGGCGTCGAGTTGTCGGCGGAACTGACGGAGATCGCCGCGTCGAATTGGGAGAAGTACAAGAGCAAAAAGCAACGATGCAATACGTTGGAGTTGGTCTGCATGGACGCGGCGAGATTTCCGATCCCCGAAACCCCTCTCGTCTGCTTTTTTTATAATCCGTTCAGGGCGGAGATTATGGCGCGGGTGCTAAAAAATATCGAGGAGTCCGTGAGGCAAAATCCCAGGGACCTGATCATCCTGTATTTATATCCGGAGGCGGAACATTTGTTCGAGAAGAAAAGCTTTTTGGTGAATATGAGAAGACGCGCCTGGTGCTCCATCTATCGAAATAACACGCCGGAGAGGATCGCGGCCGGAGCTTCGGTCGGGCTTTTAGGACGGGAGAGTAACGAACTTCAGCGGGGACGCTGA